In Trifolium pratense cultivar HEN17-A07 linkage group LG7, ARS_RC_1.1, whole genome shotgun sequence, a genomic segment contains:
- the LOC123898585 gene encoding zinc finger protein GIS2-like codes for MSSDSRSRSRSRSRSRSRSPLDRRFRSERFSHRDAPYRRDSRRGFSQDNLCKNCKRPGHYARECPNIAVCHNCSLPGHIASECSTKSLCWNCKEPGHMASSCPNEGICHTCGKAGHRARECTTPQMPPGDLRLCNNCYKQGHIAVECTNEKACNNCRKTGHLARDCPNDPICNLCNVSGHVARQCPKTNVIGDRSGGGSFRGGGGYRDGGGSFHGGGGYRDVVCRNCQQFGHMSRDCMGGPLMICHNCGGRGHLAYECPSGRFVDRYPSRRY; via the exons atgagTTCAGACAGTCGTAGCCGAAGCCGCAGCCGAAGTAGGAGCAGGAGCAGGAGCCCATTGGACCGAAGATTTCGCTCTGAGCGATTTTCCCATCGCGATGCACCTTACAGGAGAGATTCACGCCGGGGTTtcag CCAAGACAATTTATGCAAGAATTGCAAGAGGCCTGGTCATTATGCTAGAGAATGCCCAAACATTGCAGTTTGCCACAACTGTAGCCTCCCTGG GCACATTGCTTCTGAATGCTCCACGAAATCGCTGTGCTGGAATTGTAAAGAACCTGGCCACATGGCGAGCAGTTGTCCAAATGAGGGAATTTGCCACACCTGTGGTAAAGCAGGACACCGTGCTAGGGAGTGCACAACTCCTCAAATGCCTCCAGGGGACTTGAGATTGTGCAACAATTGTTATAAGCAGGGCCACATTGCTGTTGAATGTACCAACGAGAAGGCTTGCAATAACTGTAGGAAAACAGGGCACTTGGCACGTGATTGTCCAAATGATCCCATTTGCAACCTGTGCAATGTTTCTGGACATGTGGCTAGACAGTGTCCAAAAACCAACGTTATTGGAGACCGCAGTGGTGGTGGCAGCTTtcgtggtggtggtggttatcGTGATGGCGGTGGCAGCTTTCATGGTGGCGGTGGTTATCGAGATGTTGTGTGCAGGAACTGCCAACAATTTGGTCATATGAGTCGCGATTGCATGGGTGGGCCCTTGATGATATGTCACAACTGTGGAGGTCGTGGTCACTTGGCATATGAGTGCCCTTCAGGTCGGTTTGTGGATCGCTACCCTAGTAGGCGGTACTGA
- the LOC123898985 gene encoding protein FMP32, mitochondrial-like: MAALYKRAFGLGLGLGLKPRFTITNFSDIISSTSPIITSTRHVSQAVDSNVKRAFLVDTLQLVRNLESNGLPSKQAEAITFAITEVLNDSLENVAQSFVTKSDMQKSEMIQETNLSNFKSEVQSSQEHHFSLLQRETEKLRNDIDKMRSELRYEIDKVTAGQRLDLNLERGRIRDELAKQNAETNELTNKLDREIHALRAQLEAAKYDVIKYCIGTLVSISAVGLAVIRIIL; this comes from the exons atggCGGCTTTGTACAAACGTGCTTttggtttgggtttgggtttgggtttgaaACCTCGCTTCACAATCACCAACTTCAGTGACATCATTTCTTCTACTTCTCCAATTATCACTTCTACCAGACACGTTTCACAGGCCGTCGATTCCAACGTTAAGCGCGCATTCCTCGTCGATACACTTCAACTc GTACGGAATTTAGAATCGAACGGTCTCCCTTCCAAACAAGCAGAAGCGATTACTTTCGCAATCACTGAAGTTCTAAATGATAGCTTGGAAAATGTTGCTCAATCTTTTGTTACAAAATCCGATATGCAAAAG TCAGAGATGATTCAAGAAACAAATCTCTCAAACTTCAAATCTGAAGTGCAAAGTTCTCAG GAGCATCATTTTTCTTTGTTGCAACGCGAGACTGAAAAGCTTCGTAATGACATAGATAAGATGAGAAGTGAATTGAG GTATGAGATTGACAAAGTCACTGCTGGGCAACGATTGGACTTGAATCTTGAAAGAGG ACGCATTCGGGATGAGCTTGCTAAGCAAAATGCTGAAACCAACGAGTTGACAAACAAACTTGATCGG GAAATCCATGCATTGAGAGCGCAATTAGAAGCTGCAAAGTATGATGTGATCAAATACTGCATAGGTACCCTTGTCTCTATATCTGCAGTGGGTCTTGCTGTGATCCGCATCATATTGTAG
- the LOC123897593 gene encoding GATA transcription factor 7-like, translated as MEFAVAKALKPSLRSEFVFQQTLGGEELFSYNANTVVAGEDFFVDDLLDFSNGDDVIHHENNNDDEEEEEEEEEKDNSSLSSHSLSEDNNSSNSTDASYDSIFSTELLVPDDDVAGLEWVSHFVDDSLPELSLLYPVQIQTNMCPQNQTNNGKTLRFSSEKIKITKKTRTMKNRKPNPRVWALSPLLLRPFFPSPPPLVSGEPPAKKQKKKAQAQVGDVEAQGEAHLQRRCSHCQVQKTPQWRTGPLGAKTLCNACGVRYKSGRLFSEYRPACSPTFSSEIHSNSHRKVLEMRKRKGMVGPEPGLPAQTQMVRTC; from the exons ATGGAGTTTGCCGTTGCAAAAGCTTTGAAACCGAGTTTAAGGAGTGAGTTTGTTTTTCAACAAACGCTCGGTGGCGAGGAATTATTCAGTTACAACGCTAACACGGTGGTTGCTGGTGAAGATTTCTTCGTTGACGACCTCCTTGACTTTTCAAACGGCGACGACGTTATTCACCATGAAAACAACAACgacgatgaagaagaagaagaagaggaagaggaaAAAGATAACTCATCTCTTtcctctcactctctctcagAAGATAACAACTCATCCAATTCCACCGACGCTTCCTATGATTCCATTTTCTCAACTGAATTACTCGTTCCG GATGATGACGTGGCAGGTCTGGAATGGGTTTCTCACTTCGTAGATGATTCTCTACCGGAGCTATCTCTTCTCTACCCGGTTCAAATTCAAACCAACATGTGTcctcaaaatcaaacaaacaatgGAAAAACTCTTCGTTTTTCATCCGAGAAAATCAAAATTACCAAAAAGACCAGAACCATGAAAAACAGAAAACCAAACCCTCGCGTTTGGGCTCTTAGTCCGTTACTTTTACGTCCGTTTTTCCCGTCACCGCCGCCTTTGGTTTCCGGTGAGCCACCAGCgaagaaacagaagaaaaaGGCCCAGGCCCAAGTTGGTGACGTTGAGGCCCAAGGTGAGGCCCATTTACAGCGAAGGTGCAGTCATTGCCAAGTTCAGAAAACGCCCCAGTGGAGAACCGGTCCGTTAGGAGCTAAAACCCTTTGTAACGCGTGTGGGGTTCGGTATAAGTCCGGTCGGCTTTTTTCGGAGTATAGACCGGCTTGTAGCCCAACTTTCAGCAGTGAAATTCATTCAAATAGTCACCGGAAAGTGTTGGAGATGAGGAAGAGGAAAGGGATGGTTGGACCGGAACCCGGTTTACCGGCTCAGACCCAAATGGTTAGGACTTGTTGA